Proteins from a single region of Haemorhous mexicanus isolate bHaeMex1 chromosome 4, bHaeMex1.pri, whole genome shotgun sequence:
- the NUDT9 gene encoding ADP-ribose pyrophosphatase, mitochondrial isoform X11, with translation MSLPAGALPRVVVVLSFSVLVRARGAAQRRPAHSNLSASCWSCLRPVNMFNSYNVKFHHRKALTSPYPGSHIERSQVPEDKVGWLTEWEDYNPVEYTAKSVLARPNWADPQINDEGFSPKFNERDGEVERKSLNGLYVVENGRPRNPVGRTGLTGRGLLGRWGPNHAADPVVTRWKRDGSGNKVAHPVSGKNILQFVAIKRRDCGEWAIPGGMVDPGEKITATLKREFEEEALNSLQKSPEEKAKLEKQLQKLFSQEHFVVYRGYVDDPRNTDNAWMETEAVNYHDETGAFLGLVSWWRPEEVWEASSW, from the exons atGTCGCTGCCGGCCGGAGCTCTGCCTCGGGTGGTGGTCGTGCTCTCGTTCTCCGTCCTGGTGAGGGCCCGGGGCGCTGCCCAGCGCCGCCCCGCCCACAG taattTATCTGCAAGCTGTTGGTCCTGTCTTCGTCCTGTAAACATGTTCAACAGTTATAACGTGAAGTTCCACCACAGAAAAGCTCTCACCTCCCCATATCCAGGATCACACATTGAGCGTAGCCAAGTTCCTGAAGATAAAGTGGGCTGGCTGACTGAGTGGGAAGATTATAATCCTGTGGAGTACACTGCAAAGTCTGTTTTGGCCAGACCCAATTGGGCAGATCCCCAAATCAA TGATGAaggtttttctcccaaattcaaTGAGAGAGATGGAGAAGTGGAGAGGAAGAGTCTGAATGGCTTGTATGTGGTTGAAAATGGGAGACCCCG TAATCCAGTGGGAAGGACTGGCCTCACTGGCCGAGGATTGTTAGGGCGCTGGGGACCAAACCATGCTGCTGATCCTGTTGTAACCAG GTGGAAAAGGGATGGAAGTGGCAATAAAGTTGCTCATCCAGTTTCTGGCAAGAACATCTTGCAGTTTGTAGCCATCAAGAGGAGAGACTGTGGGGAGTGGGCCATTCCAGGG GGGATGGTAGACCCAGGGGAAAAGATCACTGCTACTCTGAAGAGAGAATTTGAGGAGGAGGCCTTGAACTCTCTGCAGAAATCACCTgaggagaaagcaaaactgGAGAAGCAGCTCCAGAAGCTGTTCAGCCAGGAACACTTTGTG GTGTACAGAGGATATGTGGATGACCCTCGTAACACTGATAATGCCTGGATGGAGACAGAGGCTGTGAACTATCATGATGAAACAG
- the NUDT9 gene encoding ADP-ribose pyrophosphatase, mitochondrial isoform X9, whose product MSLPAGALPRVVVVLSFSVLVRARGAAQRRPAHSNLSASCWSCLRPVNMFNSYNVKFHHRKALTSPYPGSHIERSQVPEDKVGWLTEWEDYNPVEYTAKSVLARPNWADPQINDEGFSPKFNERDGEVERKSLNGLYVVENGRPRNPVGRTGLTGRGLLGRWGPNHAADPVVTRWKRDGSGNKVAHPVSGKNILQFVAIKRRDCGEWAIPGGMVDPGEKITATLKREFEEEALNSLQKSPEEKAKLEKQLQKLFSQEHFVVYRGYVDDPRNTDNAWMETEAVNYHDETGFQEPAPALPVQIHLRVSPAATVPE is encoded by the exons atGTCGCTGCCGGCCGGAGCTCTGCCTCGGGTGGTGGTCGTGCTCTCGTTCTCCGTCCTGGTGAGGGCCCGGGGCGCTGCCCAGCGCCGCCCCGCCCACAG taattTATCTGCAAGCTGTTGGTCCTGTCTTCGTCCTGTAAACATGTTCAACAGTTATAACGTGAAGTTCCACCACAGAAAAGCTCTCACCTCCCCATATCCAGGATCACACATTGAGCGTAGCCAAGTTCCTGAAGATAAAGTGGGCTGGCTGACTGAGTGGGAAGATTATAATCCTGTGGAGTACACTGCAAAGTCTGTTTTGGCCAGACCCAATTGGGCAGATCCCCAAATCAA TGATGAaggtttttctcccaaattcaaTGAGAGAGATGGAGAAGTGGAGAGGAAGAGTCTGAATGGCTTGTATGTGGTTGAAAATGGGAGACCCCG TAATCCAGTGGGAAGGACTGGCCTCACTGGCCGAGGATTGTTAGGGCGCTGGGGACCAAACCATGCTGCTGATCCTGTTGTAACCAG GTGGAAAAGGGATGGAAGTGGCAATAAAGTTGCTCATCCAGTTTCTGGCAAGAACATCTTGCAGTTTGTAGCCATCAAGAGGAGAGACTGTGGGGAGTGGGCCATTCCAGGG GGGATGGTAGACCCAGGGGAAAAGATCACTGCTACTCTGAAGAGAGAATTTGAGGAGGAGGCCTTGAACTCTCTGCAGAAATCACCTgaggagaaagcaaaactgGAGAAGCAGCTCCAGAAGCTGTTCAGCCAGGAACACTTTGTG GTGTACAGAGGATATGTGGATGACCCTCGTAACACTGATAATGCCTGGATGGAGACAGAGGCTGTGAACTATCATGATGAAACAG
- the NUDT9 gene encoding ADP-ribose pyrophosphatase, mitochondrial isoform X10: MSLPAGALPRVVVVLSFSVLVRARGAAQRRPAHSNLSASCWSCLRPVNMFNSYNVKFHHRKALTSPYPGSHIERSQVPEDKVGWLTEWEDYNPVEYTAKSVLARPNWADPQINDEGFSPKFNERDGEVERKSLNGLYVVENGRPRNPVGRTGLTGRGLLGRWGPNHAADPVVTRWKRDGSGNKVAHPVSGKNILQFVAIKRRDCGEWAIPGGMVDPGEKITATLKREFEEEALNSLQKSPEEKAKLEKQLQKLFSQEHFVVYRGYVDDPRNTDNAWMETEAVNYHDETAFRKKPPVMREYSSRNNEEELD, from the exons atGTCGCTGCCGGCCGGAGCTCTGCCTCGGGTGGTGGTCGTGCTCTCGTTCTCCGTCCTGGTGAGGGCCCGGGGCGCTGCCCAGCGCCGCCCCGCCCACAG taattTATCTGCAAGCTGTTGGTCCTGTCTTCGTCCTGTAAACATGTTCAACAGTTATAACGTGAAGTTCCACCACAGAAAAGCTCTCACCTCCCCATATCCAGGATCACACATTGAGCGTAGCCAAGTTCCTGAAGATAAAGTGGGCTGGCTGACTGAGTGGGAAGATTATAATCCTGTGGAGTACACTGCAAAGTCTGTTTTGGCCAGACCCAATTGGGCAGATCCCCAAATCAA TGATGAaggtttttctcccaaattcaaTGAGAGAGATGGAGAAGTGGAGAGGAAGAGTCTGAATGGCTTGTATGTGGTTGAAAATGGGAGACCCCG TAATCCAGTGGGAAGGACTGGCCTCACTGGCCGAGGATTGTTAGGGCGCTGGGGACCAAACCATGCTGCTGATCCTGTTGTAACCAG GTGGAAAAGGGATGGAAGTGGCAATAAAGTTGCTCATCCAGTTTCTGGCAAGAACATCTTGCAGTTTGTAGCCATCAAGAGGAGAGACTGTGGGGAGTGGGCCATTCCAGGG GGGATGGTAGACCCAGGGGAAAAGATCACTGCTACTCTGAAGAGAGAATTTGAGGAGGAGGCCTTGAACTCTCTGCAGAAATCACCTgaggagaaagcaaaactgGAGAAGCAGCTCCAGAAGCTGTTCAGCCAGGAACACTTTGTG GTGTACAGAGGATATGTGGATGACCCTCGTAACACTGATAATGCCTGGATGGAGACAGAGGCTGTGAACTATCATGATGAAACAG
- the NUDT9 gene encoding ADP-ribose pyrophosphatase, mitochondrial isoform X14, whose translation MSLPAGALPRVVVVLSFSVLVRARGAAQRRPAHSNLSASCWSCLRPVNMFNSYNVKFHHRKALTSPYPGSHIERSQVPEDKVGWLTEWEDYNPVEYTAKSVLARPNWADPQINDEGFSPKFNERDGEVERKSLNGLYVVENGRPRNPVGRTGLTGRGLLGRWGPNHAADPVVTRWKRDGSGNKVAHPVSGKNILQFVAIKRRDCGEWAIPGGMVDPGEKITATLKREFEEEALNSLQKSPEEKAKLEKQLQKLFSQEHFVVYRGYVDDPRNTDNAWMETEAVNYHDETEEKNQLNEPEYNSQT comes from the exons atGTCGCTGCCGGCCGGAGCTCTGCCTCGGGTGGTGGTCGTGCTCTCGTTCTCCGTCCTGGTGAGGGCCCGGGGCGCTGCCCAGCGCCGCCCCGCCCACAG taattTATCTGCAAGCTGTTGGTCCTGTCTTCGTCCTGTAAACATGTTCAACAGTTATAACGTGAAGTTCCACCACAGAAAAGCTCTCACCTCCCCATATCCAGGATCACACATTGAGCGTAGCCAAGTTCCTGAAGATAAAGTGGGCTGGCTGACTGAGTGGGAAGATTATAATCCTGTGGAGTACACTGCAAAGTCTGTTTTGGCCAGACCCAATTGGGCAGATCCCCAAATCAA TGATGAaggtttttctcccaaattcaaTGAGAGAGATGGAGAAGTGGAGAGGAAGAGTCTGAATGGCTTGTATGTGGTTGAAAATGGGAGACCCCG TAATCCAGTGGGAAGGACTGGCCTCACTGGCCGAGGATTGTTAGGGCGCTGGGGACCAAACCATGCTGCTGATCCTGTTGTAACCAG GTGGAAAAGGGATGGAAGTGGCAATAAAGTTGCTCATCCAGTTTCTGGCAAGAACATCTTGCAGTTTGTAGCCATCAAGAGGAGAGACTGTGGGGAGTGGGCCATTCCAGGG GGGATGGTAGACCCAGGGGAAAAGATCACTGCTACTCTGAAGAGAGAATTTGAGGAGGAGGCCTTGAACTCTCTGCAGAAATCACCTgaggagaaagcaaaactgGAGAAGCAGCTCCAGAAGCTGTTCAGCCAGGAACACTTTGTG GTGTACAGAGGATATGTGGATGACCCTCGTAACACTGATAATGCCTGGATGGAGACAGAGGCTGTGAACTATCATGATGAAACAG
- the NUDT9 gene encoding ADP-ribose pyrophosphatase, mitochondrial isoform X8, protein MSLPAGALPRVVVVLSFSVLVRARGAAQRRPAHSNLSASCWSCLRPVNMFNSYNVKFHHRKALTSPYPGSHIERSQVPEDKVGWLTEWEDYNPVEYTAKSVLARPNWADPQINDEGFSPKFNERDGEVERKSLNGLYVVENGRPRNPVGRTGLTGRGLLGRWGPNHAADPVVTRWKRDGSGNKVAHPVSGKNILQFVAIKRRDCGEWAIPGGMVDPGEKITATLKREFEEEALNSLQKSPEEKAKLEKQLQKLFSQEHFVVYRGYVDDPRNTDNAWMETEAVNYHDETGETMDNLPLEAGDDAGVVKWVDISEKLELYASHSYFIKLVTEKQGAHWSEDPGSECHK, encoded by the exons atGTCGCTGCCGGCCGGAGCTCTGCCTCGGGTGGTGGTCGTGCTCTCGTTCTCCGTCCTGGTGAGGGCCCGGGGCGCTGCCCAGCGCCGCCCCGCCCACAG taattTATCTGCAAGCTGTTGGTCCTGTCTTCGTCCTGTAAACATGTTCAACAGTTATAACGTGAAGTTCCACCACAGAAAAGCTCTCACCTCCCCATATCCAGGATCACACATTGAGCGTAGCCAAGTTCCTGAAGATAAAGTGGGCTGGCTGACTGAGTGGGAAGATTATAATCCTGTGGAGTACACTGCAAAGTCTGTTTTGGCCAGACCCAATTGGGCAGATCCCCAAATCAA TGATGAaggtttttctcccaaattcaaTGAGAGAGATGGAGAAGTGGAGAGGAAGAGTCTGAATGGCTTGTATGTGGTTGAAAATGGGAGACCCCG TAATCCAGTGGGAAGGACTGGCCTCACTGGCCGAGGATTGTTAGGGCGCTGGGGACCAAACCATGCTGCTGATCCTGTTGTAACCAG GTGGAAAAGGGATGGAAGTGGCAATAAAGTTGCTCATCCAGTTTCTGGCAAGAACATCTTGCAGTTTGTAGCCATCAAGAGGAGAGACTGTGGGGAGTGGGCCATTCCAGGG GGGATGGTAGACCCAGGGGAAAAGATCACTGCTACTCTGAAGAGAGAATTTGAGGAGGAGGCCTTGAACTCTCTGCAGAAATCACCTgaggagaaagcaaaactgGAGAAGCAGCTCCAGAAGCTGTTCAGCCAGGAACACTTTGTG GTGTACAGAGGATATGTGGATGACCCTCGTAACACTGATAATGCCTGGATGGAGACAGAGGCTGTGAACTATCATGATGAAACAG GTGAGACAATGGATAATTTGCCTCTGGAAGCAGGTGATGATGCTGGAGTGGTGAAGTGGGTTGACATTAGTGAGAAGCTTGAGCTGTATGCGAGTCACAGCTACTTCATCAAGCTGGTGACTGAGAAACAGGGAGCCCACTGGAGTGAGGATCCTGGCTCTGAGTGCCACAAGTGA
- the NUDT9 gene encoding ADP-ribose pyrophosphatase, mitochondrial isoform X12, translating into MSLPAGALPRVVVVLSFSVLVRARGAAQRRPAHSNLSASCWSCLRPVNMFNSYNVKFHHRKALTSPYPGSHIERSQVPEDKVGWLTEWEDYNPVEYTAKSVLARPNWADPQINDEGFSPKFNERDGEVERKSLNGLYVVENGRPRNPVGRTGLTGRGLLGRWGPNHAADPVVTRWKRDGSGNKVAHPVSGKNILQFVAIKRRDCGEWAIPGGMVDPGEKITATLKREFEEEALNSLQKSPEEKAKLEKQLQKLFSQEHFVVYRGYVDDPRNTDNAWMETEAVNYHDETEKAVCSVETDVHFQTSSFLW; encoded by the exons atGTCGCTGCCGGCCGGAGCTCTGCCTCGGGTGGTGGTCGTGCTCTCGTTCTCCGTCCTGGTGAGGGCCCGGGGCGCTGCCCAGCGCCGCCCCGCCCACAG taattTATCTGCAAGCTGTTGGTCCTGTCTTCGTCCTGTAAACATGTTCAACAGTTATAACGTGAAGTTCCACCACAGAAAAGCTCTCACCTCCCCATATCCAGGATCACACATTGAGCGTAGCCAAGTTCCTGAAGATAAAGTGGGCTGGCTGACTGAGTGGGAAGATTATAATCCTGTGGAGTACACTGCAAAGTCTGTTTTGGCCAGACCCAATTGGGCAGATCCCCAAATCAA TGATGAaggtttttctcccaaattcaaTGAGAGAGATGGAGAAGTGGAGAGGAAGAGTCTGAATGGCTTGTATGTGGTTGAAAATGGGAGACCCCG TAATCCAGTGGGAAGGACTGGCCTCACTGGCCGAGGATTGTTAGGGCGCTGGGGACCAAACCATGCTGCTGATCCTGTTGTAACCAG GTGGAAAAGGGATGGAAGTGGCAATAAAGTTGCTCATCCAGTTTCTGGCAAGAACATCTTGCAGTTTGTAGCCATCAAGAGGAGAGACTGTGGGGAGTGGGCCATTCCAGGG GGGATGGTAGACCCAGGGGAAAAGATCACTGCTACTCTGAAGAGAGAATTTGAGGAGGAGGCCTTGAACTCTCTGCAGAAATCACCTgaggagaaagcaaaactgGAGAAGCAGCTCCAGAAGCTGTTCAGCCAGGAACACTTTGTG GTGTACAGAGGATATGTGGATGACCCTCGTAACACTGATAATGCCTGGATGGAGACAGAGGCTGTGAACTATCATGATGAAACAG aaaaagctGTTTGTTCTGTAGAGACTGACGTTCACTTCCAGACTTCCAGCTTCCTTTGGTGA